In the Nitrospirota bacterium genome, one interval contains:
- a CDS encoding flagellar hook protein FlgE, with protein sequence MAILTSLFTGISGLNANGTSLSVIGNNIANVNTVGFKASRAAFSDVLSQSLTGSSGSQIGRGVYLSDVSTLFSQGSMETTSSALDFGIDGEGFFLVNDSAGTSYYSRAGQFSINKEGYIVNPEGYFLQAYQANSTGNATSTIGNIDVSSNTTPPNTTSNVQVTANLDSSKAPIASGFDINDVGNSYHFSNSLTVYDSLGNQHQVTTYYTKIHEDTAGGTGNYWQWNAVADGATGTEVMGRGYLQFDSSGALVAENTADMDIDPVSGLGLASVISDFNFKGGGVQNQAINFDFGTSITEGGSGLDGTTQFGSASTTVFMNQNGYAAGSLKSINVNQSGIISGLFTNGQTRTIGQIVIGMFTNPEGMTKIGKNLYAQSFDSGQPVLGSPDNGGRGRILANTLELSNVDLAEEFVKLITTQRAFQANSRIITTTDSMLEELVNLKR encoded by the coding sequence ATGGCAATTTTAACATCACTATTTACAGGGATAAGCGGTCTTAACGCAAATGGCACGTCGCTTTCAGTGATAGGTAACAATATTGCGAATGTAAATACCGTAGGTTTCAAGGCAAGCCGTGCCGCTTTTTCGGATGTTCTGAGCCAAAGCCTTACAGGCTCATCAGGTTCGCAGATAGGCCGGGGTGTATATCTTAGCGATGTCTCTACGCTATTTTCACAGGGGTCAATGGAGACAACCTCAAGTGCACTTGATTTTGGCATTGATGGAGAAGGGTTCTTCCTTGTTAATGATTCAGCAGGGACTTCATACTACTCGAGGGCAGGCCAGTTTAGTATTAATAAAGAAGGTTACATCGTAAATCCCGAAGGATATTTTCTTCAAGCATACCAGGCAAATTCAACAGGAAACGCTACCAGCACCATTGGTAATATTGATGTATCATCAAATACAACCCCACCTAACACAACATCAAATGTGCAGGTGACTGCTAATCTCGATTCAAGCAAAGCTCCAATAGCATCAGGTTTTGACATTAATGACGTTGGTAACTCCTATCACTTTTCCAATTCTTTGACGGTTTACGATTCCCTTGGAAATCAGCACCAAGTTACAACCTATTATACGAAAATACATGAAGATACAGCGGGCGGAACGGGAAATTACTGGCAGTGGAATGCAGTGGCGGATGGGGCTACAGGTACCGAGGTTATGGGGCGAGGCTATCTTCAGTTTGATTCCAGCGGTGCCCTGGTAGCTGAAAATACAGCGGATATGGATATTGATCCTGTGTCTGGCCTGGGTCTGGCAAGCGTCATATCAGATTTTAATTTTAAAGGCGGGGGAGTACAGAATCAGGCTATCAATTTTGACTTTGGTACAAGTATTACCGAAGGCGGATCAGGATTAGATGGTACGACACAATTTGGTTCCGCCTCAACTACTGTATTCATGAATCAGAATGGCTATGCCGCCGGTTCATTAAAGAGTATCAATGTAAATCAATCCGGAATAATCAGCGGGCTGTTTACAAATGGTCAGACGAGGACCATAGGTCAGATTGTAATTGGTATGTTCACAAATCCTGAGGGGATGACCAAGATCGGTAAAAACCTGTATGCACAATCTTTTGATTCAGGCCAACCAGTATTGGGATCACCGGATAACGGAGGCCGCGGAAGGATTCTTGCAAATACACTTGAACTTTCCAATGTGGATCTTGCAGAAGAATTTGTTAAACTTATAACTACACAGAGGGCCTTTCAGGCCAACTCAAGGATTATCACTACCACCGACTCAATGCTTGAAGAGCTGGTGAATCTGAAGAGATAA
- a CDS encoding flagellar hook-length control protein FliK: MNMPTVLPPAEKPAESRNASEKTDDVKKKPAGPADSENFSELLYMLSLTGNNVSVPGVEGPTSFPSKLKQAAELNKDILTSGPVPLFRQINAGDEDRLGQGAETESKDDNISFSGAKASMSLNGDSDAYKGLLDLNSFQDDFNKHLEQMPETTVDTMPEIIPNLVTDVASVNSNEVTLQPIHTNGPDLVSHLSDKIIDLYHIGGNSAKISLQPEELGHLHIDLSVIKDSINAIITVEDKSVKGIIDANIDTLVEQLRRSGLNVDQVTVNIAPSNFDGNISGGWSGRNSRNMFNDDIFVVSHVNDENVLSHMDETLLYAGSAVGLSIFV, translated from the coding sequence ATGAATATGCCGACTGTCCTGCCTCCGGCAGAGAAACCTGCTGAATCCCGAAATGCATCTGAAAAGACTGATGATGTTAAGAAAAAGCCAGCAGGGCCGGCAGATAGTGAAAACTTTTCAGAACTGTTGTATATGTTGTCATTGACCGGTAATAACGTGTCAGTTCCCGGCGTTGAAGGACCGACATCCTTTCCCTCAAAGCTGAAACAAGCCGCTGAATTGAATAAGGATATATTAACATCAGGGCCGGTTCCCTTATTCAGGCAAATAAATGCTGGTGATGAGGACAGGTTAGGTCAGGGTGCGGAAACTGAATCAAAGGACGATAATATTTCCTTTTCCGGCGCTAAGGCTTCTATGTCACTTAATGGCGATTCAGATGCATATAAAGGCTTATTAGATTTGAATTCATTTCAAGACGACTTCAACAAGCATCTGGAACAAATGCCTGAGACGACAGTTGATACAATGCCGGAGATTATTCCGAATTTAGTTACGGACGTTGCCAGCGTAAACAGTAATGAAGTCACGCTCCAACCAATTCATACAAATGGTCCTGATTTAGTATCACATCTGTCAGACAAAATTATTGATCTTTACCACATAGGGGGGAATTCGGCAAAGATCAGTCTTCAGCCGGAAGAACTTGGACATCTTCATATAGATTTATCAGTTATAAAAGACAGTATCAATGCGATTATTACTGTTGAGGATAAAAGTGTCAAGGGTATTATAGATGCAAATATTGATACGCTTGTCGAACAATTAAGGAGGTCAGGTTTGAATGTAGATCAAGTTACAGTGAATATAGCGCCGTCAAATTTTGATGGAAATATATCGGGTGGATGGTCAGGCCGAAACAGCAGAAATATGTTTAATGATGATATTTTTGTTGTGAGTCATGTAAATGATGAAAATGTTTTGTCTCACATGGATGAGACTCTGTTATATGCAGGCTCGGCTGTAGGACTCAGCATATTTGTGTGA
- the fliM gene encoding flagellar motor switch protein FliM, with translation MEKILSQDEVNALLRGIDNGDLSADASSADGDGWRNYDLTSNERVIRGRMPTLEIISERFARIFQVSMSALLKKIVVVNMASVELMKFNEFMKNVPLPACINVFKMDPLKGFSLLVVDPRVIYLLVDNFFGGKAQTHVKIEGRDYTPIEHRLINKVVNLCLQDIGKAWKPVYAVDVQYSRTEINPQFASIVTPTEIVIVITFDMEVDNAPGKIHVCIPYPCIEPIKDKLQAGYQSDNYEVDQKWMERFGNQLSECSLNITVELGGTVIKIKEMMNLRTGDILILDKQVDENLVAKVEGRPKFTGRPGIYRGNLAFQINSSSTK, from the coding sequence ATGGAAAAAATTCTATCACAGGATGAAGTAAATGCTCTGCTAAGAGGGATTGATAACGGTGACTTGTCAGCAGATGCATCATCAGCAGATGGAGACGGATGGCGTAATTATGATCTGACAAGTAATGAACGTGTTATCCGCGGCAGAATGCCAACTCTTGAGATAATCAGTGAACGATTTGCACGGATATTTCAGGTGAGCATGTCTGCATTGTTAAAAAAAATAGTGGTTGTGAACATGGCATCTGTTGAGCTTATGAAGTTTAATGAATTCATGAAGAATGTACCTTTGCCTGCATGTATTAATGTATTTAAAATGGACCCGTTAAAGGGTTTCAGCCTTCTCGTCGTTGATCCTCGGGTAATCTACCTTCTCGTGGATAATTTTTTTGGCGGCAAGGCGCAGACGCATGTAAAAATTGAGGGAAGAGATTATACACCTATTGAACACAGGTTAATCAACAAGGTTGTTAATCTCTGTCTTCAGGATATAGGAAAAGCATGGAAGCCAGTTTATGCGGTTGATGTGCAGTATTCCAGGACTGAGATTAATCCACAGTTTGCTTCCATAGTAACGCCGACTGAGATAGTAATAGTAATAACATTTGATATGGAGGTTGATAATGCACCTGGCAAGATACATGTATGCATACCCTACCCTTGCATTGAACCAATAAAGGATAAATTACAGGCAGGGTATCAGAGTGATAATTATGAGGTTGATCAAAAGTGGATGGAAAGATTCGGGAACCAGCTGTCAGAATGTTCGCTCAATATCACCGTTGAGCTGGGAGGTACAGTGATAAAGATTAAAGAAATGATGAATTTAAGGACAGGTGACATCCTGATACTCGATAAACAGGTTGATGAGAATTTAGTGGCCAAGGTTGAGGGTCGGCCCAAGTTTACGGGGAGGCCCGGGATATATAGAGGGAATCTTGCATTCCAGATAAATTCGTCGTCTACAAAATAG
- the fliG gene encoding flagellar motor switch protein FliG — MAENQNNGYEKAAILLLSLGEDVASEVMKNLDAKEIRVIGTYLSKANKIEPEKVKTVVKEFHEIATSAESFIFGGEDYVRSVLTKAMGSEKAGKVMENLEISSEDKGLDSLKWIDPRGIANLIRCEHPQTIALILAHLDADHASHVVALLPAAIRSDVMLRIATIEGVSPGVIREIEDVLNKELQMGGSIVEKKIGGPDVVAQILNSLDRSNESEIMSSIEQSHPDMAEKIRKMMFVFEDLMNVDDRGMQEIMKEVGKEDLMMSLKGAGDDLKAKFFKNMSERAAQGLKEDMEAKGPVRISEIEKSQQVILKVAKRLEEEGKIVIGGKGSEEMVG; from the coding sequence ATGGCGGAAAATCAGAATAATGGTTATGAAAAGGCGGCGATACTTCTTCTGTCACTCGGCGAGGATGTAGCCTCAGAGGTTATGAAGAATCTTGACGCAAAAGAGATCCGTGTTATTGGGACCTATCTTTCCAAGGCAAACAAAATAGAGCCTGAAAAAGTCAAAACTGTGGTAAAGGAATTTCATGAGATAGCCACATCTGCGGAGAGTTTCATCTTTGGAGGTGAGGACTACGTACGTTCAGTCCTCACAAAGGCCATGGGTTCTGAAAAGGCCGGTAAGGTTATGGAGAATCTTGAAATATCATCGGAAGACAAGGGGCTGGATTCTTTAAAATGGATAGACCCCAGAGGTATTGCAAATCTTATAAGATGTGAGCATCCGCAGACGATAGCCCTTATCCTTGCTCACCTGGACGCAGATCACGCAAGCCATGTTGTGGCATTGTTGCCGGCTGCAATAAGGAGCGATGTTATGTTGAGAATTGCGACGATCGAAGGGGTATCTCCCGGAGTCATACGTGAGATTGAAGATGTGCTCAATAAAGAACTTCAGATGGGCGGAAGTATCGTTGAAAAAAAGATAGGCGGACCTGATGTAGTTGCTCAGATACTAAACAGTCTCGACAGGAGCAATGAATCGGAGATTATGAGCAGTATTGAACAAAGTCACCCGGATATGGCGGAAAAAATACGTAAGATGATGTTTGTATTCGAGGACCTGATGAATGTAGATGACAGAGGTATGCAGGAGATTATGAAAGAGGTGGGTAAAGAAGACCTTATGATGTCGCTAAAAGGAGCAGGAGATGATTTGAAGGCGAAGTTCTTCAAGAATATGTCAGAGAGGGCTGCTCAGGGATTAAAAGAAGACATGGAGGCAAAGGGACCTGTCAGGATCAGTGAAATCGAAAAATCACAGCAGGTGATATTAAAAGTGGCTAAAAGACTGGAAGAAGAGGGGAAAATAGTTATAGGCGGTAAGGGAAGTGAAGAGATGGTTGGATGA
- the fliN gene encoding flagellar motor switch protein FliN, which translates to MDDNELAAQWEQSLHEETADAEDKSQAASRENVTDARPANFTPLTAANTGGGVNNLDFILDISLHVSVLVGGTKMLIKDLLQLGQGSIIELNKMAGEPMDVLVNDKLIARGEVVIVNDKFGIRLTDVLSLTDRVEQLK; encoded by the coding sequence ATGGATGATAATGAATTAGCGGCCCAGTGGGAACAATCTCTGCATGAAGAAACAGCGGATGCGGAGGATAAAAGTCAGGCTGCATCGCGGGAAAATGTTACGGATGCCAGGCCAGCCAACTTTACACCGCTTACGGCTGCAAATACAGGAGGTGGTGTAAACAACCTTGATTTTATCCTGGATATATCATTGCATGTATCAGTACTTGTCGGCGGGACCAAGATGTTGATAAAGGATCTGCTTCAGCTGGGACAGGGTTCAATAATTGAATTAAACAAAATGGCAGGTGAACCAATGGACGTACTGGTAAATGACAAGTTGATTGCCAGGGGTGAAGTGGTCATTGTTAATGATAAGTTCGGGATTCGCCTGACGGATGTATTGAGTCTTACTGATAGGGTTGAGCAGTTGAAGTAA
- the fliI gene encoding flagellar protein export ATPase FliI: MINVNKYINIINDTDPIKIYGKVTQITGLIIEGHGPGSSIGALCDIFPSGASNAVEAEVVGFKGEKIQLMPLGDTRGLSPGSKIMAKTHGASVKIGDNLLGRVIDGLGNPIDGKGAINEKVEYPIYNSPLNPLDRRRIDKPLDLGIKAMNGLLTCGQGQRLGIFAGSGVGKSVLLGMMARNTTADVNVIALIGERGREVKEFLEKDLKQDGLARSVVVVATSDQPPLVRMRGAYIATAIAEYFRDCGKKVLLMMDSVTRFATALREVGLAIGEPPTTKGYTPSVFSVLPKLLERAGTCEGIGNITGLYTVLVEEDDMNDPIVDAVRSILDGHIVLSRDLATHNHYPAVDVLRSISRTMIDIVSADHLANARKLREVVSRYRKAEDLINIGAYKTGTNKEIDFAISMMDRINAYLRQGIDEKVNYDDCIKGLHMLFADKAAA; the protein is encoded by the coding sequence ATGATAAACGTTAACAAATATATCAATATAATTAATGATACAGACCCGATCAAAATCTATGGTAAGGTTACACAGATTACAGGACTTATTATTGAAGGACATGGACCTGGTTCCTCCATAGGAGCATTATGCGACATTTTCCCATCAGGGGCATCTAATGCTGTTGAGGCTGAGGTTGTAGGATTCAAAGGGGAAAAAATTCAATTAATGCCGCTTGGTGATACGAGAGGGTTGAGCCCGGGCAGTAAAATAATGGCAAAAACTCATGGTGCTTCCGTAAAAATTGGAGATAACCTTCTTGGCAGGGTCATTGACGGGCTTGGCAATCCAATTGATGGCAAGGGAGCGATAAATGAAAAAGTGGAATACCCAATTTACAATTCTCCCCTTAATCCGCTGGACAGGCGTCGTATTGATAAACCGCTTGATCTTGGCATCAAGGCTATGAATGGCTTACTTACCTGCGGACAGGGGCAGAGGCTTGGTATATTTGCAGGGAGCGGAGTCGGCAAGAGTGTATTGCTTGGCATGATGGCCAGAAACACCACTGCGGATGTCAATGTCATTGCGCTGATTGGAGAGAGGGGAAGAGAGGTAAAGGAGTTTCTGGAAAAGGACCTTAAACAGGATGGACTGGCCCGTTCTGTAGTCGTCGTTGCTACATCAGACCAGCCACCGCTGGTAAGGATGCGCGGTGCATACATCGCAACAGCAATTGCAGAGTATTTCAGGGATTGTGGTAAGAAAGTCCTTCTAATGATGGATTCAGTTACGCGGTTTGCAACGGCACTCAGGGAGGTTGGTCTTGCAATTGGAGAACCCCCCACCACCAAGGGGTATACCCCTTCTGTGTTTTCTGTACTTCCGAAGTTACTGGAAAGGGCCGGTACATGTGAGGGTATTGGTAATATTACAGGACTGTATACTGTTCTTGTTGAAGAAGATGATATGAATGATCCCATAGTGGATGCCGTGAGGTCCATACTGGATGGTCATATTGTTCTTTCAAGGGACCTCGCTACCCACAACCATTATCCCGCAGTTGATGTACTCCGCAGTATAAGCAGGACGATGATAGACATCGTGTCGGCGGATCACCTTGCTAATGCGAGAAAACTGCGCGAGGTTGTATCAAGGTACAGGAAGGCGGAAGATTTGATAAACATAGGGGCTTATAAGACCGGCACTAATAAAGAGATAGATTTTGCCATCAGCATGATGGACAGAATTAATGCTTATCTGCGTCAGGGTATTGATGAAAAGGTCAATTATGATGATTGTATCAAGGGACTGCATATGTTATTTGCAGATAAGGCAGCAGCATGA
- the fliJ gene encoding flagellar export protein FliJ, with protein sequence MRRESERFDPLLRYREFLEETMKYELAEVLEKLELEERKLFALEEICRQANDELKERQESEVPSHEIFMYHSFLHQITLDLEVQRKRVADVVKTYNERESALISASKDKKIAEKVRNKAINSKKEHVKKEDKKTMNEIGNNRYTTNN encoded by the coding sequence ATGAGGCGTGAGAGCGAAAGATTTGATCCGCTCCTTAGATACAGGGAATTTCTGGAGGAGACTATGAAGTACGAATTGGCTGAAGTACTTGAGAAACTGGAGCTGGAGGAGAGAAAACTATTTGCTCTTGAGGAAATTTGCCGACAGGCAAATGATGAATTGAAAGAGCGACAGGAGAGTGAAGTGCCGTCACATGAAATATTCATGTATCATTCTTTTCTGCATCAGATAACGCTTGATTTGGAGGTCCAGCGGAAGAGGGTTGCTGACGTTGTTAAGACATATAATGAAAGAGAATCGGCGCTGATAAGTGCATCAAAGGATAAAAAGATTGCTGAAAAGGTCAGAAACAAAGCGATCAACAGTAAAAAAGAACATGTCAAAAAAGAAGATAAAAAAACGATGAATGAGATAGGGAACAACAGGTATACCACTAACAACTGA
- the fliF gene encoding flagellar M-ring protein FliF, with translation MALNTSELQSKFAAIPVGQKIMAVAGVAAVIAVVIAVVLWANQPVYHLLYANLSPEDAGAITEKLKEMKVPYEIQNGNAVMVPQEKVHELRLLLAGEGMPSGGGVGFEIFDRTSIGMTDFVQKLNYKRALQGELARTISQLTEVEQARVHLVVPEKTLFSEKKESARASVVLKIRGGKMLSQNQVNGIVHLVASSVEGLSAQNISVVDTHGNILSKPSDEGYSANMSTYQIEYQRNLEKSMEDRVQSMLEKTVGPGKVSVRISSTLDFNQVEKTEEKYDPDTVAVRSEQRVQENNSGSSASASGVPGVVSNLPTVKNENAQVSGEKGGASSQSKRAQETINYEINKTVSHTVEAAGTIKRLSAAILIDGNYEVVKGADGKETKNYVPRSAEEISKYTEIVKKAIGYNEERGDQVEVLSMLFESSAYADDGAAETESKFQLAAILPFIKYAVSLIVAALAFLFVIRPLMKNILSPSPQTAAIPGGMAGALPRVVEFEGVGGQSPLQMDSDARTRSEVLKIAKENPQQTAKLIKSWISEK, from the coding sequence ATGGCGCTGAATACATCTGAGCTGCAGAGTAAATTTGCTGCTATCCCGGTTGGCCAGAAGATAATGGCGGTGGCCGGGGTTGCAGCTGTGATTGCAGTTGTCATAGCTGTTGTGTTGTGGGCAAATCAGCCTGTCTATCATCTGCTTTATGCAAATTTATCCCCTGAGGATGCAGGAGCAATAACTGAGAAATTGAAGGAGATGAAGGTTCCGTATGAAATACAAAATGGGAATGCTGTTATGGTACCTCAGGAGAAGGTGCATGAACTGAGGCTGCTTCTGGCTGGCGAGGGAATGCCCTCAGGTGGTGGTGTCGGGTTTGAGATATTTGACCGGACGAGCATCGGCATGACAGACTTTGTTCAGAAGCTGAATTATAAGAGGGCACTACAGGGCGAGCTGGCCAGGACTATCAGCCAACTTACTGAAGTTGAGCAGGCAAGGGTTCATTTAGTGGTTCCTGAAAAAACACTGTTTTCTGAGAAAAAGGAATCAGCCCGGGCCTCGGTTGTATTGAAGATCAGGGGTGGAAAGATGCTGTCGCAGAATCAGGTTAATGGCATTGTGCATCTGGTTGCGAGCAGTGTGGAGGGTCTGAGCGCCCAGAATATTTCAGTTGTTGACACACACGGGAATATTTTATCAAAACCTTCGGATGAAGGGTATTCGGCAAATATGTCCACGTATCAGATTGAGTATCAAAGGAACCTTGAGAAATCAATGGAGGATAGGGTGCAGAGTATGCTTGAAAAGACAGTTGGCCCGGGGAAGGTCTCCGTCCGTATCTCAAGCACTCTTGATTTCAATCAGGTAGAGAAGACGGAAGAGAAATATGATCCGGATACTGTTGCTGTAAGGAGTGAACAAAGGGTTCAGGAAAATAATTCAGGCTCCTCGGCCAGTGCATCAGGTGTCCCCGGTGTCGTCTCAAATCTACCCACAGTTAAAAATGAAAATGCTCAGGTGTCCGGTGAAAAGGGAGGTGCTTCTTCACAAAGCAAAAGGGCCCAGGAGACAATTAATTATGAAATAAATAAGACTGTAAGCCATACTGTTGAGGCAGCAGGAACAATAAAGAGATTGTCTGCTGCTATACTTATAGATGGTAATTATGAGGTTGTAAAGGGTGCGGATGGTAAGGAAACAAAAAACTATGTCCCTCGTTCAGCAGAAGAGATCAGCAAATATACGGAAATTGTAAAAAAAGCTATTGGATATAATGAAGAAAGGGGAGACCAGGTTGAAGTACTTAGCATGCTGTTTGAGTCATCTGCATATGCAGATGATGGAGCAGCTGAGACGGAAAGTAAGTTTCAGTTAGCTGCAATTCTGCCATTCATTAAGTATGCAGTATCCTTAATAGTGGCAGCGCTTGCATTCCTTTTTGTTATAAGACCACTAATGAAGAATATACTCTCTCCCAGCCCGCAGACAGCAGCTATTCCTGGAGGTATGGCAGGGGCCTTACCGAGGGTTGTTGAGTTTGAAGGTGTTGGCGGACAGTCGCCTCTTCAGATGGATTCTGATGCCAGAACCAGAAGTGAGGTTTTAAAGATAGCTAAGGAAAATCCGCAGCAGACAGCGAAATTAATTAAGTCATGGATTAGTGAAAAGTAA
- the fliO gene encoding flagellar biosynthetic protein FliO — protein sequence MKRILSVMTLLTLLPALHQSAAARPANLVMLNDVKIATSVDNTKIELMFDEKPEHEKILYRNEFIQVEIPEAYTDPPKQWLKVEDEIVKNIFIYQFDENTVRIRLFAYGNAVNLKDRVSISRDNNGLIISYDQQPPAVNKKTPAAVKVNTGKRLNKNAIPPEKIKLPVTIEQVPPAQIEPIESSDVAAANTNENQGEVLSGQSHAEAVTGLLKTDGLQPDQHIDEDKPHLLKDPPGFTGSFIKMVTALGIVLSLLFAIVYLVKKYLGKKIGLSGQDQKIRVVTSTYLGPKKSIALVEIAGEKIVVGVTATHISMLTKLGKDEDFVEVLKEKINSEPTNERVELQDELWEKV from the coding sequence ATGAAAAGAATATTATCAGTTATGACATTATTGACATTATTGCCTGCCTTGCATCAATCTGCTGCGGCCAGGCCGGCTAATCTTGTCATGCTCAATGATGTGAAAATTGCTACATCAGTAGATAACACTAAAATAGAACTCATGTTTGATGAAAAGCCGGAACATGAAAAAATATTATACCGGAATGAATTTATTCAGGTTGAAATTCCTGAGGCTTATACAGATCCGCCCAAACAATGGCTGAAGGTGGAAGATGAAATTGTTAAAAATATCTTTATTTATCAGTTTGATGAAAATACAGTTCGGATAAGATTATTTGCATATGGCAATGCGGTCAACTTGAAGGACAGGGTCAGTATCAGCAGGGATAATAATGGTCTGATAATAAGTTATGATCAACAACCTCCGGCTGTAAATAAAAAGACTCCGGCTGCTGTAAAAGTTAATACGGGAAAGCGTTTGAATAAAAATGCGATTCCACCTGAAAAAATCAAATTACCGGTAACAATAGAACAAGTGCCGCCTGCACAAATTGAGCCGATTGAAAGTAGTGATGTTGCCGCAGCTAACACGAACGAAAATCAGGGCGAGGTTTTGAGCGGACAATCGCATGCAGAAGCCGTAACAGGACTGCTTAAAACAGACGGACTGCAGCCTGATCAGCATATTGATGAAGATAAGCCTCATTTATTGAAAGATCCCCCGGGTTTTACCGGCTCTTTTATTAAGATGGTGACGGCACTCGGGATAGTTCTGTCACTCCTATTTGCTATTGTTTATCTCGTGAAGAAATATCTGGGAAAGAAGATCGGGCTGTCCGGGCAAGATCAGAAGATCCGGGTAGTGACAAGCACATATCTCGGGCCAAAGAAATCAATCGCATTAGTGGAGATTGCAGGAGAAAAAATAGTCGTTGGTGTTACTGCCACGCATATTTCTATGCTTACAAAACTTGGAAAGGATGAAGACTTCGTTGAGGTTTTGAAAGAGAAGATCAATTCTGAACCAACAAATGAGAGGGTTGAGTTACAAGATGAATTGTGGGAAAAAGTTTAG
- a CDS encoding flagellar basal body-associated FliL family protein encodes MAREENTGNEENKIEDDVTEKNPARTPKKKFMKLAIIGAGIVLILGGGYAGWKLFIHKGGDGSSAAATDGHAKKEFTGQIVTLDPFIINLADPSESIYLKVAINLEVDSEIVVEEIQKRMPQIRDTILMLLTSKTAEDVRSTGGKLKLQEDMVVRINHYLQTGKVKAVYFTEFVMQ; translated from the coding sequence ATGGCAAGAGAAGAAAATACCGGGAACGAAGAAAATAAGATAGAAGATGATGTGACTGAAAAAAATCCTGCAAGGACGCCAAAAAAGAAATTCATGAAGCTGGCCATTATAGGGGCAGGGATAGTGTTAATACTGGGAGGTGGATATGCCGGATGGAAATTATTTATTCATAAGGGTGGGGATGGTAGCTCGGCAGCTGCAACTGATGGACATGCCAAGAAAGAATTCACTGGACAAATAGTGACCCTGGACCCTTTTATAATTAATTTAGCAGATCCGTCTGAGTCTATATATCTTAAGGTAGCCATAAATCTGGAAGTTGATTCTGAAATAGTGGTTGAAGAGATTCAAAAAAGAATGCCTCAGATAAGAGATACCATTCTAATGCTGCTTACAAGCAAGACGGCTGAAGATGTAAGAAGTACAGGTGGTAAACTGAAGTTGCAGGAAGATATGGTTGTAAGAATTAATCACTATCTTCAGACAGGAAAAGTAAAAGCAGTCTATTTTACTGAATTTGTAATGCAGTAA
- a CDS encoding flagellar hook capping protein yields MINSVTSNEIASASKVDNEVKKTLGQEDFIRLLVTQLQYQDPLKPMEHTEFVTQLSQFSSLDHLSGINNGIKTLTETQKNMNNAQAVNLIGKNVKATGNTININDKSGATGIGYQLNKDATDVVIRIFDKDGKPVSKIEAGPQSAGFHTGLWDGRDFSGNIMPSGEYNFSLSAKDVKGDQINILPNVIGIVDGILFEGNVPFLTINGLKVPVSDIEEIKEVNK; encoded by the coding sequence ATGATTAATTCCGTCACTTCTAATGAAATTGCTTCTGCCAGTAAAGTTGACAACGAGGTTAAGAAAACCCTTGGTCAGGAAGATTTCATACGTCTTCTTGTTACTCAACTTCAATATCAGGACCCGTTAAAGCCTATGGAACATACAGAGTTTGTGACACAGCTTTCCCAGTTTTCAAGTCTCGATCACCTATCGGGCATCAACAATGGCATAAAAACACTGACAGAGACACAGAAAAATATGAACAATGCACAGGCAGTTAACTTAATCGGGAAAAATGTAAAGGCCACCGGAAACACGATTAATATAAACGATAAAAGTGGAGCAACCGGCATTGGGTATCAGTTAAATAAAGATGCAACTGATGTTGTTATCAGGATATTTGATAAAGATGGGAAACCGGTCTCGAAAATAGAGGCCGGACCGCAAAGCGCCGGGTTCCATACCGGTTTATGGGACGGCAGAGATTTTTCAGGAAATATCATGCCTTCAGGTGAATATAACTTTTCATTAAGTGCAAAAGATGTGAAGGGAGATCAGATTAATATTCTTCCAAACGTAATTGGCATTGTTGATGGCATATTGTTTGAAGGAAATGTTCCTTTTCTTACAATAAATGGCTTGAAGGTGCCGGTATCTGATATTGAAGAGATTAAGGAGGTGAATAAATAA